One window of Phycisphaeraceae bacterium genomic DNA carries:
- a CDS encoding DUF1080 domain-containing protein — MSFRHIVASCVSLGVVACAGAQSNNDWVPLFNGHDLSGWVSTGEPDAWTVRDGEIVTAKPSAGGWLRTTKMYRDFELTLSFWMPEGGNSGVGLRGSSGGDPAFTGFEVQILDTFGEDPGLRNCGAVYEAVAPSAMAVNEHGNWNTYRISLVGDTLNVWLNDQHIHTDVKLDDRGFFRNEAQPLPLNTRATTGYIAVQDHGHAFRYKDINIRDLSTDPEPDGMVPLIEGMDAGEPAGWFAEDKAEWTVESGTLIGRKGPGHLFTKGMYSNFELRALVKTNDHGNSGMYFRAKPNPDPNNPWPIGYEAQVDQHDPKNFTGCIYNAAWPDNIKAPLTRDDAWFDYRIRAEGDHIRTWINGVLMVDTHLDTYSTGHLAVQGHHDANVIQYKDIRVLNLDMASSTADD, encoded by the coding sequence ATGTCGTTCCGTCACATCGTCGCATCGTGCGTGTCCCTTGGTGTTGTTGCGTGTGCTGGCGCACAGTCAAACAACGACTGGGTGCCGCTTTTCAATGGGCACGACCTTTCCGGCTGGGTTTCAACTGGTGAGCCCGATGCATGGACAGTGCGCGACGGCGAGATCGTCACCGCAAAGCCTAGTGCGGGTGGATGGCTTCGCACCACGAAGATGTATCGCGACTTCGAGCTCACACTCTCGTTCTGGATGCCCGAGGGTGGAAACTCGGGCGTGGGTTTGCGTGGCTCATCCGGTGGTGATCCTGCATTCACTGGTTTCGAGGTACAGATTCTCGATACGTTCGGTGAAGATCCCGGGTTGCGCAACTGCGGCGCGGTGTATGAAGCTGTTGCACCCTCTGCAATGGCAGTCAACGAGCACGGCAACTGGAACACCTATCGGATTTCACTCGTAGGTGACACACTCAACGTCTGGCTGAACGACCAGCATATCCACACGGATGTCAAACTCGACGATCGCGGGTTCTTCCGGAATGAAGCCCAGCCGCTCCCACTCAACACGCGCGCAACCACTGGCTATATCGCGGTACAGGACCACGGCCACGCCTTCCGGTACAAGGACATCAACATCAGAGATCTTTCAACAGATCCCGAGCCTGATGGCATGGTGCCACTCATTGAGGGTATGGATGCAGGAGAACCTGCAGGCTGGTTTGCTGAGGACAAGGCGGAATGGACGGTTGAAAGCGGTACGCTCATCGGTCGCAAGGGACCCGGCCACCTGTTTACAAAGGGTATGTACTCAAACTTTGAGCTGCGCGCACTCGTGAAAACAAATGATCACGGTAACTCCGGCATGTACTTCCGCGCAAAGCCAAACCCCGATCCCAACAACCCTTGGCCGATCGGGTATGAAGCACAGGTCGATCAGCACGATCCCAAGAACTTCACGGGCTGTATTTACAACGCAGCATGGCCCGACAACATCAAGGCTCCACTTACACGTGATGACGCGTGGTTTGATTATCGCATCCGCGCGGAGGGAGATCACATCCGCACGTGGATCAATGGCGTGCTGATGGTTGACACACATCTCGACACATACTCAACCGGTCATCTCGCGGTGCAGGGGCATCACGATGCAAACGTCATTCAGTACAAGGACATCCGCGTGCTGAATCTCGACATGGCGTCCTCGACAGCGGACGATTAA
- a CDS encoding Gfo/Idh/MocA family oxidoreductase produces the protein MTLRYAMIGGGQDAFIGAVHRKAIALDSCAEFVAGALSSTPERSIASARSLGLAPDRSYGTWQELVEKESNRSDPVDFVVIVTPNDTHHAIARACLLAGLNVVCDKPFTITSDEAKELHKLATRNNLVCAVTYTYSGYPMVRHARELAQSGKLGTIRRVFVEYHQGWLSQNIEQSGQKQASWRVDPSRAGIAGALGDIGTHAEHLARFITGCTPTEVSAHLTSFVDGRILDDDASVHVRAENNVHVTLTASQICTGEANGLSIRVYGDKAGLVWKQETPETLTLIHNDCSRTTYTRGMGNLSPIATSSTRVPAGHPEGYIEAFANIYRGVCDQINAVRTGAAETDLAGVVPNAHDGYLGIRFVEACVTSSKNNGEWTSL, from the coding sequence ATGACACTTCGATACGCTATGATCGGCGGCGGGCAGGACGCGTTCATTGGTGCGGTGCATCGCAAAGCGATCGCGCTGGATTCATGCGCAGAGTTTGTCGCAGGAGCGCTGTCATCCACGCCCGAGCGTTCGATCGCATCAGCCAGATCGCTCGGGCTTGCGCCAGACCGATCCTACGGCACATGGCAGGAACTTGTTGAAAAGGAAAGCAACCGGTCGGACCCGGTTGACTTTGTCGTGATTGTCACGCCGAACGACACGCACCACGCGATCGCACGCGCGTGCTTGTTAGCTGGTCTGAACGTCGTGTGTGACAAACCATTCACGATCACCAGCGACGAGGCGAAAGAACTGCACAAGCTCGCAACACGGAACAACCTCGTGTGCGCGGTGACATACACATACTCCGGGTATCCCATGGTGCGTCATGCGAGAGAACTTGCTCAAAGTGGCAAACTCGGCACCATCCGTCGCGTGTTTGTTGAGTATCACCAGGGATGGCTCTCGCAGAATATTGAGCAGTCCGGGCAGAAACAAGCCTCATGGCGGGTCGATCCCTCGCGGGCAGGCATCGCGGGCGCACTCGGCGACATCGGCACGCACGCTGAGCATCTGGCAAGATTCATCACCGGATGCACACCGACCGAGGTCAGCGCCCACCTGACAAGCTTTGTTGATGGTCGCATACTCGATGACGACGCGAGCGTCCACGTCCGCGCCGAGAACAACGTACATGTTACGCTCACCGCGTCGCAGATCTGCACCGGCGAGGCGAACGGACTCTCGATCCGCGTCTATGGCGACAAAGCGGGTCTCGTATGGAAGCAGGAAACACCGGAGACACTCACGCTCATCCACAATGACTGTTCACGCACGACATACACGCGTGGCATGGGTAATCTGTCACCGATCGCGACGAGTTCAACGCGCGTACCCGCCGGGCATCCCGAGGGGTACATTGAGGCGTTCGCCAATATTTATCGAGGCGTGTGTGATCAGATCAATGCTGTAAGAACCGGCGCAGCTGAGACAGATCTTGCGGGCGTTGTGCCCAATGCGCACGACGGCTATCTTGGCATCAGATTCGTTGAGGCATGTGTGACGAGCTCAAAGAACAACGGCGAATGGACAAGCCTCTGA
- a CDS encoding sugar phosphate isomerase/epimerase, whose product MARPVTLFTGQWADMPLAVLAEKAASWGYDGLELACWGDHFEVDRVLSEDRYCANLGETLARHGLKCLAISNHLVGQAVSDPIDARHKAIVPERVWGDGKPDGVQQRAAQEMIDTAEAAARFGVQVVNGFTGSPVWHKLYFFPPTSQDEIDAGYRTFASQWNPILDAFAKHSVKFALEVHPTEIAYDIHTMRRSLVALDHHPAFGINFDPSHLQWQGIDPVKLIDAFPDRIFHVHVKDAAVNLDGTTSILGSHLSFGDHQRGWDFRSPGRGDVNFENIVRALNRIGYTGPLSVEWEDSAMDREHGAAEAADFVRALDFTPANRAFDAAFDSAEQAQ is encoded by the coding sequence ATGGCTCGACCTGTCACACTCTTTACCGGGCAATGGGCTGACATGCCACTGGCAGTTCTGGCTGAAAAAGCGGCAAGCTGGGGATACGACGGACTCGAACTTGCCTGCTGGGGCGATCATTTCGAAGTCGATCGCGTGCTGTCTGAAGACAGGTATTGCGCGAATCTGGGGGAAACCCTTGCCAGACATGGGCTCAAATGCCTTGCCATTTCGAATCACCTTGTGGGACAGGCCGTCTCAGACCCCATCGATGCCCGCCACAAGGCCATCGTGCCAGAGCGCGTCTGGGGTGACGGAAAGCCCGATGGCGTGCAGCAACGAGCGGCACAGGAGATGATCGACACAGCCGAGGCAGCGGCACGGTTTGGCGTGCAGGTTGTCAATGGGTTCACAGGCTCCCCGGTCTGGCACAAGCTGTACTTCTTCCCGCCAACATCGCAGGACGAGATCGACGCGGGATATCGCACGTTCGCATCGCAGTGGAATCCGATCCTCGATGCATTTGCAAAGCACAGCGTGAAGTTTGCTCTCGAAGTCCATCCCACCGAGATCGCGTACGACATCCACACGATGCGAAGATCACTCGTTGCACTTGATCATCATCCCGCGTTCGGGATCAACTTCGATCCGTCGCACCTGCAATGGCAGGGCATCGATCCGGTCAAGCTGATCGATGCATTCCCCGATCGCATCTTCCACGTGCATGTAAAGGATGCAGCGGTGAATCTTGATGGCACAACGTCCATCCTGGGGAGCCACCTGAGTTTTGGTGATCATCAGCGAGGCTGGGATTTCCGCTCGCCCGGCCGTGGCGACGTGAACTTCGAGAACATCGTCCGCGCGCTCAATCGGATCGGGTACACAGGCCCGCTCAGCGTAGAATGGGAGGACAGCGCGATGGACCGCGAGCACGGCGCAGCGGAAGCTGCGGACTTTGTGCGCGCACTTGATTTCACACCAGCAAATCGCGCATTCGACGCAGCGTTTGACTCAGCGGAGCAGGCACAATGA